The Priestia koreensis genomic interval GCATTGATCTCGTCTATTTAGATTTACGGGTCCTCATCTCGTCAGTAGAAACGTTAATTCAATCAAGTGAAAAAGGGAAGAAGGAGCTAACTTCTGATCAATTTGACGAACAAAGGAGAGAGCTATTGAATGGAACAACCGATGCATCCAAGTGGAAAGATTAACATTGGACGTGATAATGCCGAGCAAGGACTTGCACAGCTTGTTCTTACCGTTATTGAATTACTTCGACAAATTATTGAACGACATGCAATGAGACGAGTAGAGGGTGGCACGTTAACGGATCAGCAAATTGAAGATCTTGGCGTTGCATTGATGAATCTAGAGGAAAAAATGGATGAGCTGCAAACGATTTTTGGTCTTAGTAAGGAAGATCTGAATATCGATCTTGGCCCTTTAGGAAATTTGCTGTAAGGGATGGTTTAAAAGGAGGATACACATTATGGTCGCACAGCAGTCGACACAATCAAGTACGATCGTTGATGTGCTAGAGAAAGTATTAGATAAAGGTGTTGTAATTGCCGGAGATATTCGCGTCGGGATCGCTGATATCGAACTATTAACCATTAAAATTCGGCTGATTGTGGCGTCAGTTGATAAAGCAAAAGAAATCGGAATGGACTGGTGGGAGACCGATCCTTATCTGAGTTCAAAAGCATCTGAACATAATAAAGCACTAGAAGCTGAGAATGAGCAATTAAAGCTGCGATTAGATGCGCTAGAAGAAAAGATGGAAACGAAGCAAGTAGCACATAACGAAAAGTAGGCGAACGGATCACAATAAAATTCGATTGTTACGGGAGGCAAAAACATGGGAGAACAAGAGAATCAGGTGCAAACAGAAAATAAGGTAGGAAGAAAAGGGATTATTGTACGAGCTGTTGTTGGAGGACTAGTAGGAGCGAGTGCCGGCTATTTATCAAAAGCAGAAAATCGAGAAAAAATGCTTGAGGGAGTGGACCGTGAAGCGGCCAAACTGTTAGCTGATAGCATTGGAACGGTTGTGAAAGGGCGCTTTTCTGGATATAAGGATTCCGGAAAAGACCGAACGTTGAAGCTTGTAGATAGTATAAAAAACTCTGCACAAGGATTCTTACCAGCAAAGAAAGAAGAAGATGACCGTGACAATAAAAGCTATGACGAACTACAGGAAGAAAACGAAGCGCTACAGGAGCGTTTAGAAAGTCTAGAAGAAAAAATTGAGATGCTACTAGAACAACAGGCAGCGGATGTGGAGGACGAGGACGAAGAAGATGAAAACGAGCAAGAAGAGCTAGATGAAGAAAATGAAGACGAAGAAGACGAAGATGATGATGAAGATGAAGAACAGGATGTAGAGGAAGAGAAAGAAGAAGAACAAGAGAAAAAGAAGAAAAAAAGCAGCGGTAAAACCAAAAAAGCATCATCAAAAAAATCATCAAAAACAAAAAAAACGGCGAAAGAGGATGAAGAAACCGAGCTAGCGAGTGACGATGATACGTCTTCATAACGAAAAGAGACAAGAAAGGAGTGCAAAGGACGAATGAGTTCTGAGGTGACAAAAGATAGCATTTTAGAGTTTTTTGTAACGGCTTCAAACAAACATGACTTTGCTCTAGATATTACACTGAACCTAAAGGGAGCGATTGTATCGGGTACAACGATCTCTGCTAGGGAGTATTTTGAACAGCTAAGTGAAAGCTTTACGAGCGATAGTGACGTATCAGAAGCGCTCAGTGAGCAGCTATCAAGCGCAGGAGAGGCTGCGAATGGAGATGATGTCGGAGAGGCACATTTTATTCATTTAAAGGACGCGCGCATTTACTGTGGTGACAGCAAGCCTACGCCATCGAAGGGGAAAATATTATGGCGAGGAAAGCTCAGTGAGATTGATGGCTTTTGTCTAGGGAAAATATCGGAAACGAAAAAAACAACCTCCAAGAAATCCTCGTAATGAAAAACGACCAGATAAAGGGAATCATTCCTATTATCCGGTCGTTTTTTATGTCACAAATCAAACACACATTATTCACATATTTTTCAAATATATAGTTCTTTATACCTATGTTTTTTAACTTGGATGGGAGTAGATTATAGGTATATAGAAGTTATATCCAGTGCTTCCAAAAAAGTGAGTTCATGGTGTAAACACACTTTTTATTCCTCAGATTAATTTGTGAAATGTTGAGCAAATTAATAAATGAACAACTTGTGAAGTATTGAGCAAAGACTTTCTATCATGACAAATGAAGTGTAAGAGGGGGACGTGCAGATGAGTGATTTATTTTTAGCGCGGCTACAGTTTGGATCAACGACTATTTTCCATTTTCTTTTCGTACCGCTGTCGATTGGTCTTGTGTTTTTAGTAGCCATCATGGAAACACTCTACGTCGTAAAAAAACAAGAGATCTACAAAAGAATGGCAAAGTTTTGGGGGCACTTATTTTTAATTAATTTTGCAGTGGGTGTCGTAACGGGAATTATTCAAGAGTTTCAATTTGGCATGAACTGGTCCGAGTATTCACGATTTGTCGGTGATGTATTTGGTGCACCGCTTGCAATTGAAGCACTCCTTGCCTTTTTTATGGAGTCCACGTTCATTGGATTATGGATTTTTGGTTGGGATCGCTTATCGAAAAAAGTTCATCTATTATGTATTTGGCTCGTATCCATCGGTACGATGCTATCGGCGCTTTGGATTTTAGCAGCAAATTCGTTCATGCAAGAACCCGTTGGTTTTATCGTAAAAAATGGTCGTGCTGAAATGAATGATTTTCTAGCACTGCTCACCAATCCACAGCTATTAGTAGAATTTCCACACGTTATTTTCGGTGCATTCGCTACAGGTGCTTTTTTTATCGGTGGAGTGAGCGCCTATAAGTTATTAAAAAAACAAGAAGTGGCCTTTTTTCGTCAATCTTTTCAGATCGCGATGGTTATTGGAATAATCTCAGGACTTGGTCTTGCATTTAGCGGTCATTCACAAGCAAAGCATTTAATGGAATCACAGCCTATGAAAATGGCAGCGAGCGAAGCGCTTTGGGAAGACAGCGGAGATCCCGCATCATGGACAGCATTTGCCCTTATTCATTCAAGCAAAAAGGAAAATTCATTTGAAATTAGCGTACCGTATGCACTTAGTTATTTAGCCTATGAAAAATTTGAAGGAAAAGTTCCAGGAATGAAAACACTCCAAAAAGAATATGAGCAAAAATACGGAAAAGGAAATTATATTCCGCCTGTAAAAACAACTTTTTGGAGCTTCCGAATTATGGTGGGGGCAGGCCTTCTTATGATTGCCGTTTCAGGTGTAGGGTTACTGCTTAGCTACTGGCGCAAACTCGAAAGCAGCAAGTGGTTTTTACGAATCGCCGTTGCGCTCATTTCCTTTCCGTTTTTGGCAAATACCGCAGGATGGATTATGACTGAAATTGGCCGTCAGCCATGGACCGTTTTTGGATTTATGACAACAGCAGCATCGGTTTCACCGAATGTCTCAACAGCTAGCCTTCTTTTTTCGCTTATCGCTTTTACGACGATTTACGCGGTATTAGCCGTCGTTTTAGTTTATCTGTTCGTTCGCGAAATTAAAAAAGGTGCGAGTCACGAATCACCGACCGATCCACCTGTAACCATTGATCCGTTTGATAAGGAGGCGTACTTGTGATGGAACTTAGTGAATTATGGTTTGTTCTTGTAGCGGTCTTATTTATTGGCTTTTTCTTTCTAGAAGGATTTGATTTTGGCGTAGGAATGGCGACGCGTTTTGTGGCTAGAAATGATTTGGAACGACGTATGATGATCAATACGATCGGTCCGTTCTGGGATGCAAATGAAGTGTGGCTTTTGACGGGTGGTGGTGCTATCTTTGCTGCATTTCCACACTGGTATGCCACCATGTTCAGCGGCTATTATATTCCTCTTGTCTTTGTGTTACTTGCTTTAATTGGAAGAGGCGTTGCCTTTGAATTTCGCGGAAAAGTACAGCATGCTTCTTGGGCCAAATCATGGGATTGGGTAGTGTTCCTTGGAAGCTTGCTGCCACCATTTTTATTTGGGGTACTGTTTACGAGTATGTTAAGAGGAATGCCAATCGATGAGAACATGAACATTCACGCGAGCTTTTCAGACTATGTGAACGTGTACTCCGTCGTTGGTGGCGTGACGATTACCTTACTGTGTTTTCTTCACGGGCTTTTGTTTTTAACGCTAAAAACGGTTGGTGAATTGCAGGCAAGAGCTCGTCATATGGCAAAAACCGTCGTTTATGTGGTGATTGCATCCCTCGCTGTGTTTGTTTGCTTATCGTATGTTGAGACGGATCTGTTCGCCGTTCGTCCAGGGGTGACCATTCCACTCATTGCAGCTATTGTGGTGTGCTACGGACTTGGGATTGTATTCTTGAAAAAGCATCGTGATGGATGGTCCTTCATCATGTCAGGTCTTGGAATTGTGCTAACCGTGACGACCATTTTTACAGCGCTGTTCCCACGCGTCATGATCAGTTCGCTAGGAAGTGCTTATAATTTGACCGTATACAACGCTTCATCCGGTCATTATTCGTTAAAGGTTATGACAATTGTAGCGGTCACACTACTTCCATTTGTGCTTGGTTATCAAATATGGAGCTACTACGTATTTCGAAAACGTGTAGATGGAAAAGGTATGATCTACTAATGGGTAAACTACTATTTCAATTCAATGGTATAAAACGAATCCTATTTGTGCTATTTCTCATGACGATCACACAAGGGGCATTCATTCTCCTGCAGGCCAAGTGGCTTGCAGGAGCCATTTCTAGTCTGTTTGCTGGCGAAAAGGTTTGGGATGTACGGACAGAAATCGTCTTGTTCTTCGGTGCATTTGTTATACGGCACGCACTTACACTGATTCGTCAGCGTATTGTGTATCGCTATGCGAAACGCACAACAACAAATCTCAAAGAGAGTGTATTAACAAAGCTGTTCGAATTAGGACCACGCTTTACGAAAAAAGAGGGAACGGGGAATGCCGTAACGCTTGCTATGGAGGGAGTTCCGCAAGTTCAGAGTTATTTAGAACTGTTTTTGCCGAAGTTTATGAATATGATGGTGCTCCCGCTTATGATTGGGCTGTTCACTTTTACAACGGACCGGACATCAGCTGTCATTTTAGCGGTGACGCTTCCTATCCTGCTTCTTTTTATGGTATTGCTTGGGCTTGCAGCAAAAAAGAAAGCGGATCGCCAGTGGTCGTCTTATCGCCTGCTCTCAAATCACTTTGTTGATTCACTTCGAGGGCTAGAGACACTAACCTTTCTTGGTCTTTCGAAGTCTCATGAACAGCAAATCGCAGCGGTGAGCGATCGGTATAAAAAAGCAACGATGAGTACGCTTCGAATTGCCTTTTTGTCGTCATTTGCGCTCGATTTTTTCTCGATGCTAGCGGTTGCTACCGTTGCCGTTTTTCTAGGGCTTGGTCTTATTAATGGTCATCTTGAACTGTATCCTGCACTGCTCACGCTTATTTTAGCACCGGAGTTTTTCCTGCCGGTCCGTGAGGTAGGAACCGATTATCATGCCACGCTAAACGGTCAAGAAGCAGGGATGACGATGATGAACATTTTACAACAGCCTGGATTTGTAAAAGAAAACGCAGTAAAGGGAGAGTGGTCAGATCATTCAAGCATGGAGCTTCGTCATGTGACGGTTCAGCACGAAGAATCAGTCGTACCGTCTCTTCAGGATTTGACCCTAACTCTAAAAGGTAAGAAAACGATCGGAATTATTGGTGAGAGCGGTTCCGGTAAGTCGACGTTGATCGAGCTGCTAGGTGGGTTCTTACAGGCGAGCAGTGGAAAGATCGTGATAAACGGAATGGAGCTAACGCATCTTCAGCAGGACGGATGGCAGCAGCAGCTTCTTTACATCCCGCAGCATCCATATGTGTTTAATGACACCCTTTTGAATAATCTGCGCTTTTATACACCAGATGCGACAATGGAAGAGGTTGAAAGAGCGGTGCAGTCCGTGGGGCTAGATAAAGTAGTCCGCGAGCTTCCGAACGGTTTGCAGGAGAAGATAGGCGAAGGGGGAAGAGCGCTTAGCGGAGGACAAAGTCAGCGTGTCGCATTAGCTCGTGCTTTTTTAGAAAATCGCCCTGTTCTTTTACTAGATGAACCGACCGCTCACCTTGATATTGAAACAGAGTATGAGCTAAAAGAAAAAATGCTGCCTCTTTTTCAAGATAAACTAGTGCTTTTAGCAACGCATCGCCTACATTGGATGCGACAGATGGATGACATTGTCGTTCTTCACAAAGGTAAGGTAGTAGAGGTTGGCTGTCATGATGAACTTATAAAAAAACGAGGCTTTTACTATGATCTCGTTCAGGCGCAAATGGAGGCGGTATGATGAAGGAGAAAGGTTGGCTTATTCCTTATATCAAAGAGCAAAAGTACTTATTCGGATTTGTTCTCATTCTTAGTATGATCGCAATGGCAGCAACGGCAGCACTTTTGTTTACATCAGGCTACCTCATTTCCAAGTCAGCTATGCGACCTGAAAATATTCTCCTCGTATATGTTCCAATTGTAGCGGTTCGGACGTTTGGGATTTTACGATCGGTGTCTCGGTACGTAGAGCGGCTAGCGAGCCATGGACTTATTTTAAGCATTGTATCTCGTATGCGTCCGCGTCTGTATCGCCTGCTTGCGCCGCATGCGCTGAAACGGAGAGTGAAAACAGGTGAGATGCTTGGCGTGCTAGCAAATGATATTGAGCATATTCAAAATATGTATGTGAAAACTATTTTTCCGTCTCTTGCCGCGCTATTTTTATATATGATTTGCATTATGCTGCTCGGCTTTTTTTCTTGGCCTTTTGCTGGATTGATGGCGATATACGGACTGGTTCTCGTTCTCGTGCTGCCTATCTTTTCCTTGTTAGTCGTAAAAGCAAAGCAGGTTCGAATGAAAGAAGGTCGTCACGGGTTGTACGAACGGTTAACAGACGGCATCTTAGGAATTAGCGACTGGACGTTCAGCGGTCGTCAAGCATCATTTGTGTCATCGATTCAAGCAGAAGACCGAATGTTAACGGAATTAGAAAATAGTCAGACACGCTTTGTTCGTTCACGAACGTTTTTCGCACAGCTGACCGTAGGTGTTCTTGTTGTCACGATGCTCTGGTGGACGGGGATGCAGGCCGAAACGGGTGAACTGTCAAAAACACTTATTGCGGCCTTCGTTTTAGTTGTTTTTCCGTTAGCGGAAGCCTTTTTACCATTATCTGATGCGATGAGCGACGTTCCCACTTATCAAAATTCGATCCATCGTTTGAATCAATTGCCAGCAGCTGAGGAGGAAGTCAGCAAAACAATCATAAATACAGAAGACGGCATCCATCTTCAAATGCAGAACGTTTCATTTGGGTATGAAGATCGCCTTACAATAAAGGATGTTTCTTTTGAATTGCCAAGCGGGAAAAACCTAGCGCTCATCGGTCAAAGCGGTGCGGGAAAATCGACGATCGTGAAGCTACTTTTAGGAGCTGAGCGGCCAATGACTGGTAGTGTCTTATTGAACGATGTTCCTACTCATCACGTAGATGAAATTGCTCGGTACATTGGGGTGCTGAATCAACAGCCGCATTTATTTGATACGAGTATAGCAAACAACATTCGTCTCGGAAATCCCAAAGCAAGTGATGAAGAAGTATATGAAGCAGGAAAACAGGTAGGTCTGCATGAGTATATTGCATCGTTGCCTGACGGATATCACACCTCTATGCTCGAAACGGGCCTGCGTTTTTCAGGGGGAGAGCGGCAGCGTATCGCCTTAGCGCGCCTTTTACTACAGAAAACGCCCGTAGTTATACTAGATGAACCGACAGTTGGACTAGATGCTCGCACAGAAAAGGAACTGCTTCGCACCATTTTTAACGTGTTACAAGGGAAGACGGTCGTATGGATTACGCATCACTTAGCCGGCATGAATGTGATGGATGAGATTCTTTTTTTAGAAGAAGGAGCAATAAAAATGAGAGGAAATCATCAAGCGCTGTTACGTGAAGAACGCTACCGTCATTTGTATGAGCTTGATGCACCGTTTGCGGAAGAGACGGACAACGTAGTGAAAAAGATCGTAATCTAAGTGATTATGGTCTTTTTGGCGTAGGGAATATGTGCAAAAGGATAAGCTATTGGAATGATTTATGCCTAGATTGGGACAGTTGCCTGAGGACAAGCTTACAACAGCAACATATACATATAAAGCAATTATTTTTTAAAAGAAGTGGTGATGAAATGTCCAATCACTTTTCGATTCAATGGGTTCAAATGAAAAGCCGAGAAATTGGCTGGCTTAGTATAAAAGATCAAACGCAAGGAAGTCTTTTGTTTCGGACAAATAATGGTGCTGAGCAGTGGAAAGCCATTACGCCTAGTGGAATACAGATAAAATCAATCTTTCCGTTCGGTAAACACATTGCTTGGATTTATGGAATGAATGAAAAGGCGGTTGTATTGCACACAACGAATGGAGGCGAGCGTTGGGAGCAATATGAAGTGCCCGTCAGTGAAGAGTGGGAAAAGCAAGGAAGCGTTAAGGTGAGAATGGAGTTTATAAATGCAACGCATGGCTGGCTGCTAGTGACAGGGAAAGGTGAGAATCAGCAATCTCTGTATCACACAGAAAATAGCGGCAAAAGCTGGCGTCCGCTTCGCTCAACTAGCTTACCGAGTAACATTTCAGGTATGAAGTTTGTTAGCAAGAGAAATGGCTGGGTTACCCTTCACGATGAGTTAGCACGAAATCTCGTATATGGGACGATGGATGGAGGGGTATCGTGGCAACAGGTTCGTTTTTTTACTTTAGATCGTCCAGGTATGTATCATGCCCGGAAGCCGCTTTTTATCGATAATATGCTGATCATTCCTATCGAAGAAAGCATAGGCGGAATTTACCGGATTATGATTTACTCCTCTCCTGATTTAGGACGTACATGGAAGGTATCTCGTATGATTCCAAGCAAGAAGGGGGTTTCACTGTCCTTTTCTTCTCTTCATCGCGGCTGGATTGTAGACGGTGAAATGGGTGTGCTATATCGTTCCAAACAGCGCATGCAGAAGTGGGATTTGTGGGAATATGATGAAAAATTAAAGGGAGCAAGAGGATTGCATTTTTATAGCGTAACGGAAGGCTGGGCATGTACAAACACAGCGTTACTTTACACGAAAAACGGAGGGAAAACGTGGAGAAATAAAAAGCTGCACATTATGTAACAGCTGAAGGCATATACCCTAAAATGAAGCGGACAAGCGTACTACGCTTGTCTGCTTTGTTATGTGAGAAAAAATTGAGACTGCTCGTTAAATAAAGACAAAGAGGAAGCGTGAACACCGACGTAACCATCTGGTCGAATCAGCAGATAAGACCCCGGCTCTGCATAGCGATGAAGCGCTCGTTTATCATCATATAAGTGTGACACGCCTTTTTTGGAAGGACCGCCTTTGGTGATGACAGACACGTGACCGGGATAGCGATGAGAGAGATGTTGAATTTCACCAAGTTCTTGGTCAGTGATAGCATCACGATATAACAGTGTAAGAAAGCCATATTTCTGCAGTAAATCATACAGTCGGACACTAGAGCCATTCGGATGTAGCAGTCGCATATCAGGAAGTCGGTCTCCCGGCTGTATGCTAGTTCGTGACAAATGCGGGTCTTGAAGTGTCTTGTAGCATCGTTTGTAGGAAAAGGAAAGATTCATGAGTCGAGCAAGAATCTGCTCTTGTGCGACTGACGTACCAATCACTCTTTTTCCCACATTATTTCGCGCTTGTCGAGCAAATTTGTGTTGAAGAGTCGCAGCGCGTAGCCCCATCGTAGTTGAACGCAGAATCGTCCGAGCAATCGGTCGTCGTTCCTTTTCATAGGAATTTAGCAATGACAACGGTGAATGCCCTTTTAAAACCGACGCAAGTTTCCAAGAAAGGTTTGCCGCATCTTGAATACCTGTATTCATCCCTTGTCCACCAAGTGGACTGTGAACATGAGCAGCGTCACCTAGAAAAAAGACGTTTCCTTTCCTATAGGAAGAAACAAGTTTTTCAGCGGTGCCGAACTGTGAGAGCCACGTGGATTCTTGAATGGTAATATTCCACGGGAAAATTCGATTCACGCTTTGTTGAAATTCATCAAGGGTGAGCGGAAGTTGATGGGATCGCTGCTGCTGAGTCGAATCTATGGTGATAAGTCGTGTTACGTCATTCCCAAGAGGAAGGCAAAAGCCAACGCCGCTATCGGTTAAAAAAGCATTTAAATAGCCGTCATGAGGAACGTTAGTTGCTTTTACATCACCTAAAAAATACGTTACGTGATGGGCAGAGCCTTTAAATGGAACGCGCAACTTCTCCCGAACAGAGCTGTGAGCGCCGTCACAGGCAAGAACGTAACGTGCTTGAATTGAAAAGAATGAATCTTTGTGTTGGAGAGTAACCACGGATTCTTGATCGTTCTGTTCAAGATGAAAAAAGGACGTGTTTCGCTGAACCGTGACGCCTTGTTCTGATAGATAGGTTTCTAAAATGTTTTCAGTTTCTGCCTGTGACAGAACGAAAATGTACGGATAGGGTGTATGAAGGGAGCCGAACTCTACTGTGGCAGGTGACTGATGACCAAAGTGGATTCGTGCACCTGCTGCAGGATAGCCCCGGTCAATAAAGCGTTCTGATACGCCCAATAAATGAAGCATCTCAAGCGTTCGTGGCTGAATACCAAATGCCTTGGAGTAAGGGGAACGCTCCGTTAGCTGATCAACAATCATGCAGGAAATCCCTTGTTTGGTTAATAAATTGGCTGCCGTTAACCCAACAGGTCCTGCGCCGATAATGAGGACATCGATTTGTGTCATGGTCATCATATCCTTTCCGTTAGTCGATATAGCTTATTGTACACCTTTTTGGCGTAAATACATGCGTTCTGTAAAAGAAACAGCATGTTCATACATGCACAAAATATGCCTAGAATGGTATGATAGTCAATGAAATCAAGTGGTAAAAAATGAATTAGAAAAGGAACGCGTATATGAAACTAAAATTTTTATTAACAAAAGCATTTCTCATTAGCTTACTATCCATTATTGCCTTTGGATCAATTGCCTATTTCGTAAGGCGAGATGATATTGTGGCATTTGATCGACCCATTATCTCCTTTGTACAAGGATTGGAAAATCCCGCTCTCACACCGATAATGAAGTTCTTCACATGGCTAGGCTCAACTACAACGGTCATCGTTCTTTCGCTTCTCATTATTATTCTATTTTATACGGTGCTTCGCCACCGCTTTGAATTAATTTTATTTGTATGGGTAATGGCAGGCTCAACAATTCTTAACCAAGTATTAAAAGCATTATTTCACCGCGAACGACCAACGTTTCATCGGTTAATTGAAGAGCTAGGCTACAGCTTTCCAAGCGGTCATTCAATGGGCGCCCTTTCCTTATATGGAGTCGTATCGTTTCTACTATGGCGTCATATCTCAACGAAGTTCGGGCGAGGATTGTTAGTAGCGTTCAGTACCATTTTTATTTTAGCCATTGGCATTAGCCGTATTTATCTAGGCGTTCACTATCCAAGCGACGTGCTAGCTGCTTATTTTGCTAGCGCCTTTTGGCTCATTATTTCAATCTCGTATTTCCAGCGCTATATGAAGCGTAGAAGCAATCGTACGATTAATCACCAATCATCGATCTAGTATGAAAGGGGAAGAAGTACGTGATTACGTTTTTACAAAAGTATCGAAAGGGAATCAATCTTTTAACCAAAGAGGAGATTGCTGACTTATCTCCCTCTACTATTCCAGACTATTGGATAAGCGTGTTTCAAGCAGACACGTTTTCTGAAAGGAAATCCCGCTTATTAGCTGCTTG includes:
- a CDS encoding phosphatase PAP2 family protein, whose translation is MKLKFLLTKAFLISLLSIIAFGSIAYFVRRDDIVAFDRPIISFVQGLENPALTPIMKFFTWLGSTTTVIVLSLLIIILFYTVLRHRFELILFVWVMAGSTILNQVLKALFHRERPTFHRLIEELGYSFPSGHSMGALSLYGVVSFLLWRHISTKFGRGLLVAFSTIFILAIGISRIYLGVHYPSDVLAAYFASAFWLIISISYFQRYMKRRSNRTINHQSSI